A genome region from Polyangia bacterium includes the following:
- a CDS encoding MYXO-CTERM sorting domain-containing protein produces MKVSFRGRWAFIIVAAAMVGGVRVARADVPPTPSGSHPRLFLNAKTLDAVTANAQMAGTAAANLVAGCQDTIDNAKSYAPRGGADANTWPHAAMECALGYLTTKKPEYLTQSIKYWTASLEDDQNLGDKLGCVAGVDTNWQDWASKGMTGSPPKVIITVTHDTGYPMRWYGPYVALTYDWLFSAPGVSDALKAQTRTCMQNWADYYTKYGYHHEEAGSNYNAGFVLGKTLMAIALGGEGGADADRLWTETNTDLFAGLLIGKGLAGGTTGAGTAAGVMLGGDWGEGWQYGPLSVFEYALATRAMEENGAVLPEMDAWTNSLILRYTYGTVPHLDGHLPGGDFENGDNIYAPPNSGIVGAVLAGPSSEQAAAWAKSMQVAQKLDKASKTPYIGDVLAELRTTAPQSYAMQTPAPPLWYLARGTRTLYVRSSWDQDAFWGAFDSAPQVNSDHHHFDASNFVFTHGGDHLVVDPSGYGCRSTLPTNALTADSPAVKGTYAPSQTPWSKAELAWARGTNSGVYAARGDFAQAFAFSSTPSDIPYAHREWVFLPEGEVVVIDRVHTADAAHNMYVSFHTNTAGTLKIDGAAVTGTVGTSTLAIHPVFLSGATPSIVKPGMDDNCFDGTCSNVRIPVDEYLLKVPGPWAVAVHVLDGLGATEAQATVSSMNDPAYDPGKANGGIVGAAVYRGSKQSYVVASSAMEGKAADTLSYAVPGASSGRHVVFDAPEDGDGKSQVTATVADDQCAVSITAGAGFAGHPLMFQVSTVADGCKATEDTDVPSSGPPPGGGVAPIGTGGGSTGTAGSSGNGASSGNGDSSGNGGSTGGSGPAETGGNSLVGGCGCVVSSSPRLPGSSLLVAGLGALVMARRRRR; encoded by the coding sequence ATGAAGGTTTCTTTCCGAGGTCGTTGGGCGTTCATCATTGTGGCGGCAGCGATGGTCGGCGGGGTTCGCGTCGCGCGCGCCGATGTCCCGCCCACCCCATCTGGTTCGCACCCCCGTTTGTTCCTGAACGCCAAGACCCTGGATGCCGTCACTGCGAACGCGCAGATGGCGGGCACGGCGGCGGCAAACCTTGTGGCTGGTTGCCAAGACACCATCGACAACGCCAAGAGCTACGCGCCCCGCGGCGGCGCCGACGCCAACACCTGGCCCCATGCTGCCATGGAATGCGCCCTCGGCTACCTGACGACGAAGAAGCCCGAGTACCTGACCCAGTCGATCAAATACTGGACCGCCTCGCTGGAGGACGATCAGAACCTGGGCGACAAGCTTGGCTGCGTGGCCGGCGTCGACACCAACTGGCAGGACTGGGCGAGCAAGGGAATGACGGGCAGCCCGCCCAAGGTGATCATCACCGTCACCCACGACACCGGCTATCCGATGCGCTGGTACGGACCGTACGTCGCGCTGACTTATGACTGGCTGTTCAGCGCACCCGGCGTTTCGGACGCGTTGAAGGCGCAGACACGGACGTGCATGCAGAACTGGGCCGACTACTATACGAAGTACGGCTACCACCACGAGGAAGCGGGCTCGAACTACAACGCCGGCTTCGTGCTGGGCAAGACGTTGATGGCGATCGCCCTCGGCGGTGAAGGCGGCGCCGACGCTGACCGACTGTGGACCGAGACCAACACCGATCTCTTTGCGGGATTGCTGATCGGAAAGGGTCTCGCCGGCGGCACCACCGGCGCCGGCACCGCCGCCGGCGTCATGTTGGGCGGCGACTGGGGCGAGGGCTGGCAGTACGGCCCGCTGAGCGTGTTCGAATACGCGCTGGCCACGCGGGCGATGGAAGAAAACGGCGCCGTCCTGCCCGAAATGGACGCCTGGACCAACAGTCTGATCCTTCGTTACACCTACGGCACAGTCCCGCATCTGGACGGCCATCTGCCCGGCGGCGACTTCGAGAACGGTGACAACATCTACGCGCCGCCGAACTCCGGCATCGTCGGGGCGGTGCTGGCCGGGCCGTCCAGCGAGCAAGCAGCGGCGTGGGCCAAGTCGATGCAGGTGGCGCAGAAGCTGGACAAGGCCAGCAAGACCCCGTACATCGGCGACGTGCTGGCCGAGCTACGCACGACCGCCCCGCAAAGCTACGCCATGCAGACGCCAGCGCCGCCGTTGTGGTACCTGGCGCGCGGGACGCGGACGCTGTACGTCCGCTCGAGTTGGGATCAGGACGCGTTCTGGGGCGCGTTCGATTCAGCGCCGCAGGTGAACTCGGATCATCATCACTTTGACGCCTCGAACTTTGTCTTCACGCATGGCGGCGACCACCTGGTCGTCGATCCGTCGGGGTATGGCTGTCGCAGCACGCTGCCGACCAACGCGCTGACCGCCGATTCGCCCGCCGTGAAAGGCACCTACGCGCCCAGCCAGACGCCGTGGAGCAAGGCCGAACTTGCCTGGGCCCGCGGCACAAACAGCGGCGTCTATGCGGCGCGCGGAGACTTTGCCCAGGCGTTCGCTTTCTCCAGCACGCCCAGCGACATTCCCTACGCCCACCGCGAATGGGTCTTCCTGCCTGAAGGCGAGGTCGTCGTCATCGATCGCGTCCACACCGCCGACGCCGCCCACAACATGTACGTCAGCTTTCACACCAACACCGCGGGCACGCTGAAGATCGACGGCGCCGCTGTGACCGGGACCGTCGGCACCTCGACGCTGGCCATCCACCCGGTGTTCCTGTCGGGAGCAACGCCTTCCATCGTAAAGCCGGGGATGGACGACAACTGTTTCGACGGAACGTGCAGCAACGTGCGCATCCCGGTCGACGAATATCTCCTGAAAGTGCCGGGACCCTGGGCGGTAGCCGTTCACGTCCTGGACGGCCTGGGGGCGACCGAGGCGCAGGCCACCGTCAGCTCGATGAACGATCCGGCGTACGATCCGGGCAAGGCCAACGGCGGCATCGTCGGCGCCGCCGTCTATCGCGGGTCAAAGCAAAGCTATGTCGTGGCGTCCAGCGCAATGGAAGGAAAAGCCGCCGACACCTTGAGCTACGCCGTGCCCGGCGCGTCGTCGGGCCGCCACGTCGTCTTCGACGCGCCTGAAGATGGCGACGGCAAGTCGCAGGTCACCGCCACCGTCGCCGACGATCAGTGCGCGGTCAGCATCACGGCCGGCGCGGGCTTCGCCGGACACCCGCTGATGTTTCAAGTGTCGACGGTGGCCGACGGCTGCAAGGCCACCGAAGACACCGACGTGCCGTCCAGCGGACCGCCGCCCGGAGGTGGCGTGGCGCCCATCGGTACTGGCGGTGGCAGCACGGGCACCGCCGGCAGCTCGGGCAACGGTGCCAGTTCGGGCAATGGTGACAGCTCGGGCAATGGTGGCTCCACCGGCGGCAGCGGGCCAGCGGAGACAGGCGGAAATTCCTTGGTCGGCGGCTGCGGGTGCGTGGTCTCGTCGTCGCCCCGCCTGCCGGGATCTTCGTTGTTGGTCGCCGGGCTTGGCGCCTTGGTCATGGCGCGCCGCCGGCGGCGCTGA
- a CDS encoding choice-of-anchor D domain-containing protein produces the protein MAGDELRTGWYSDQTTLVPGIIGNGGFGQIFSAVVDGQVYAQPLVSGNTVLIVTETNHVYGIDAGSGAINWTRALGNAFASTDIGCPDLAPSIGISGTPVIDQATNAAYFFSKAYVSGTSGAVTWTAHAVDVATGNERAGFPVAIAGTAANDPASTFTPRSQAQRTGLLLLDGVVYAGFGSHCDLAPWSGWVVGVSTAGVLKTMWTTSIGGGIWQAGSALVSDGDGQILFATGNGNSSSGTIPGKTPPKTLGESIVRLTVQADGSLKPADFFSPYDAQGLDGWDADFGAGGPVGLPAGTFGTTQYPHLMVAAGKEGYVYLLDRDNLGGIGNGPSASDAVVSRIGPNGGVWSRAAVWPGDGGLLFIPTASGGGDSVGSSGFLRVYQYGVDGTGKPSLSLKGTSSDRFGYTTSAPIVTSNGTQSGTALVWIIWAPGSDGTGAQLRAYDPLPVNGVPQLRFSAPIGTSAKFVPPGVGAGRLYIGTRDGHVLGFGTPTPAPLTGSGTDFGTVLLGQSATATLTVTATAAVTVTSVSSGSGVFAVQPTAPALPAALSTGGKLSIPIIFTPTVTGMVAGTISLATSGGAFPLSVAGRGVSPLPALTTTPAMLSLGGTQPGGHLSGAVSLSNTGGTALTINSISPPGAPFGISGAPAVGSTLASGAQVIMTVTFDPQALGTFNGTLAVTSTGGNVTIPLTGLCAPAGHLTITPPSLDFGTVGVGATKALQFTITNDGGGPVNILKSKPPALGVFVANSALAEGTTMAAGASLTETITYSPTQAGAQSDSWTINGDDTGGLHMVAFTGAAGADLTAVGTPIALIMSPTGGSNHNLSVIHDGIFPAQGSTDVTVEYDTYNGDSVRAEDWLGYQFGGLQTFGAVTFQGGVQFFDGGWFVSMKLQVRQNGVWTDVPGLTVTPAYPGNDGVSYRTFQLGFPAVVGDAIRVDGVPGGRAHFISCGELRVYGASGGTGGAPLPPVANAGVHQAVASSAAVTLNGTGSVSPSGAPLTYVWTQTAGPTVALSSATVASPTFVAPSALTAATDLTFSLTVNDGTSNSAASTVTVSDLGTDATASATAIALITSPTGGGNHSLAVISDGVLPPVGGTDSSQQYDTYTGDTGRTEDWIGYQFAAAQTFSALVFQGGKQFSDGGWFTSVKVQARQAGVWKDVIGAIFTPSYAGNDGVNFKSYQITFPGLSADAIRIDGAPGGTAHFVSVGELRAYVVASGTGGGGTGGTGGGTGGMGGTMPPPPPVPPVASAAAPVQVASGAVVTMDGSASTAPSGKPLTYAWTQTAGPAVTLSSATAVAPTFTAPVVTGPASLTFGLTVSDGTSTSAAATATVVVLGSDITAGATPIALVTAPAGGSNHNLGVIQDGVFPPQNSTDLTQNYDTWTGDPSRTEDWVGYQFASAQTFSALLFENGQLFSDGGWFSSIKVQVRQSGVWTDVAGAAFTPAYAGNDGVSFRIYRIVFPAVTGDAIRVDGAPGGASAFISVAELRVYNGGGGGTGGTTPPPTPSPPVAVATAPAMAASGAAVTLDGSGSTASAGMTLTYAWTQTAGPAVTLSSASVAKPTFTAPTVTTASNLTFSLIVNDGTLPSAAATATVQVAATVTGSADITASGQIIALITKPTGGGNHNLEVIRDGVFPPLNSTNNSQQYDTYTGDTNRKEDWIGYQYSSAQKFASITFQGGVMFFDGGWFTSWKLQVRQDGVWVTVPGVVSSPAYAGNDGVSYRTYQMSFPPITGDGIRIDGAPGGRSRFISVGEMRVFRAP, from the coding sequence ATGGCCGGCGACGAGCTGCGCACGGGCTGGTACTCGGATCAGACGACGCTGGTCCCTGGCATCATCGGAAACGGCGGCTTCGGACAGATCTTCTCGGCGGTGGTCGACGGTCAGGTTTATGCCCAGCCTCTGGTTTCTGGGAACACTGTACTCATCGTCACCGAGACAAACCACGTCTATGGAATCGACGCCGGCAGCGGCGCGATCAATTGGACGCGGGCCCTTGGCAATGCCTTCGCCTCGACGGACATCGGCTGTCCCGATCTGGCACCCAGCATCGGCATCAGCGGCACGCCGGTCATCGACCAGGCCACCAATGCCGCTTACTTTTTCTCCAAGGCGTACGTCAGTGGAACCTCGGGCGCGGTGACCTGGACCGCCCACGCCGTCGATGTGGCCACCGGCAACGAACGCGCCGGTTTTCCCGTCGCCATCGCTGGCACGGCGGCGAACGATCCCGCGTCGACGTTCACCCCGCGCTCGCAAGCCCAGCGCACCGGTTTGCTGCTGCTCGACGGCGTCGTCTATGCCGGCTTCGGCAGCCACTGCGATCTGGCGCCGTGGTCTGGTTGGGTGGTCGGCGTTTCCACCGCCGGTGTCCTCAAGACCATGTGGACCACCAGCATCGGCGGCGGCATCTGGCAGGCTGGATCGGCGCTCGTCTCCGATGGTGACGGGCAGATCTTGTTCGCCACCGGCAATGGCAATTCGTCGTCGGGGACCATCCCCGGCAAGACGCCGCCCAAGACGTTGGGCGAGTCGATTGTGCGGCTGACCGTGCAGGCTGACGGAAGCCTCAAGCCGGCCGACTTCTTCTCGCCCTACGACGCTCAGGGACTGGACGGCTGGGACGCCGACTTTGGTGCTGGCGGCCCTGTCGGTCTGCCGGCGGGGACCTTCGGCACCACCCAGTATCCGCACCTGATGGTGGCCGCCGGCAAGGAGGGTTACGTCTACTTGCTCGACCGCGACAACCTGGGCGGCATCGGCAACGGTCCCAGCGCATCGGACGCGGTGGTCAGCCGTATCGGCCCGAACGGCGGCGTGTGGTCCCGGGCAGCGGTTTGGCCCGGCGACGGCGGCCTGCTGTTCATCCCCACCGCGTCGGGCGGCGGCGACTCGGTGGGCAGCTCCGGCTTCCTGCGCGTCTATCAATATGGCGTCGACGGCACCGGCAAACCATCGCTGAGTCTGAAGGGCACGTCGTCCGATCGTTTCGGCTACACCACCAGCGCGCCCATCGTCACCTCGAACGGAACGCAGTCGGGCACGGCGCTGGTGTGGATCATCTGGGCGCCCGGTTCTGACGGCACCGGCGCGCAGCTTCGCGCGTACGATCCGCTTCCGGTCAACGGCGTGCCGCAGCTGCGCTTCAGCGCGCCCATCGGCACCTCGGCTAAGTTCGTTCCGCCGGGCGTGGGGGCCGGTCGTCTCTACATCGGCACGCGCGACGGGCACGTACTCGGCTTCGGAACGCCCACGCCGGCGCCGCTGACCGGCTCGGGCACCGATTTCGGGACCGTGCTGCTGGGTCAATCGGCGACCGCCACGCTGACCGTGACCGCGACGGCGGCGGTGACAGTCACCAGCGTCAGCAGCGGCAGCGGCGTGTTCGCCGTCCAGCCGACCGCGCCGGCGCTGCCGGCCGCTTTATCGACGGGCGGCAAGTTGAGCATTCCGATCATCTTCACGCCGACTGTCACCGGTATGGTGGCGGGGACCATCTCGCTGGCCACGTCGGGCGGCGCCTTCCCGTTGTCGGTGGCCGGTCGCGGCGTCTCGCCGTTGCCCGCGCTGACCACGACACCGGCGATGCTCAGCTTGGGTGGCACGCAGCCGGGCGGGCACCTGTCCGGGGCGGTCAGCCTGTCGAACACGGGCGGTACGGCGTTGACCATCAATTCCATCAGCCCGCCGGGCGCGCCTTTCGGCATCAGCGGAGCGCCGGCAGTGGGTTCGACGCTGGCGTCGGGCGCGCAGGTGATCATGACGGTCACGTTTGATCCGCAGGCGCTGGGCACGTTCAATGGCACGCTGGCGGTGACGTCGACCGGTGGCAACGTCACCATTCCGTTGACCGGCCTGTGCGCGCCGGCCGGCCACCTGACCATCACCCCACCCAGCCTGGACTTCGGCACCGTCGGTGTGGGCGCCACCAAAGCCCTGCAGTTCACCATCACCAACGACGGCGGCGGTCCGGTGAACATTCTCAAGTCCAAGCCGCCCGCCCTGGGCGTGTTCGTCGCTAACTCGGCGCTGGCCGAAGGCACCACGATGGCGGCGGGCGCCTCGTTGACCGAGACCATCACCTATTCGCCGACGCAAGCCGGGGCGCAGTCGGATTCGTGGACTATCAACGGTGACGACACCGGCGGCCTGCACATGGTCGCCTTCACCGGCGCCGCCGGCGCCGATCTGACAGCGGTGGGAACGCCGATCGCCCTCATCATGAGCCCCACCGGCGGCAGCAACCATAACCTGTCGGTCATTCACGACGGCATCTTCCCAGCGCAAGGCTCGACCGACGTCACCGTCGAGTACGACACTTACAACGGCGATTCCGTTCGCGCCGAAGATTGGCTCGGCTATCAGTTTGGCGGCCTGCAGACCTTCGGCGCTGTCACGTTCCAGGGCGGCGTGCAGTTCTTCGACGGCGGCTGGTTCGTGTCGATGAAGTTGCAGGTGCGCCAGAACGGCGTCTGGACGGACGTACCCGGCTTGACTGTCACGCCGGCCTACCCGGGCAACGACGGCGTCAGCTACCGGACCTTCCAGCTCGGCTTTCCCGCCGTGGTGGGCGACGCCATCCGCGTCGACGGCGTGCCGGGCGGCCGCGCGCATTTCATCTCCTGCGGCGAGCTGCGCGTCTACGGCGCCTCCGGGGGAACCGGCGGCGCGCCGCTGCCCCCGGTGGCCAACGCAGGCGTGCACCAGGCGGTGGCGTCGAGCGCGGCGGTGACCTTGAACGGCACCGGCTCGGTGTCGCCGAGCGGGGCTCCGCTGACCTACGTCTGGACGCAGACCGCCGGTCCGACGGTGGCGCTGTCCAGCGCGACGGTGGCGAGCCCGACGTTTGTCGCTCCGAGCGCCCTGACCGCGGCGACCGATCTGACCTTCAGCCTGACGGTCAACGACGGCACCAGCAACAGTGCGGCGTCGACGGTGACGGTCAGCGATCTCGGCACCGACGCCACCGCCAGCGCCACCGCCATCGCGCTCATCACCAGCCCCACCGGCGGCGGCAACCACAGCCTGGCCGTGATCAGTGACGGCGTCCTTCCGCCGGTCGGCGGCACCGACAGCAGCCAGCAGTACGACACGTACACCGGCGATACCGGTCGCACCGAGGATTGGATTGGCTACCAGTTCGCCGCCGCGCAGACCTTCTCGGCGTTGGTGTTCCAGGGCGGCAAGCAGTTCAGCGACGGCGGCTGGTTCACCAGCGTCAAGGTGCAGGCGCGCCAGGCGGGCGTCTGGAAGGACGTCATCGGCGCGATCTTCACGCCCTCTTACGCCGGCAACGACGGCGTCAACTTCAAGTCCTATCAGATCACCTTCCCGGGCCTGAGCGCCGACGCTATCCGCATCGACGGGGCGCCAGGCGGCACCGCGCACTTCGTCTCTGTCGGAGAGCTGCGCGCTTACGTCGTGGCCAGCGGCACGGGCGGCGGCGGGACCGGTGGCACCGGCGGCGGCACCGGCGGGATGGGCGGAACGATGCCGCCCCCACCCCCGGTTCCGCCGGTTGCCAGCGCGGCGGCGCCGGTGCAGGTGGCAAGCGGTGCGGTCGTCACCATGGACGGCTCGGCGTCGACCGCCCCCAGCGGCAAACCGCTGACCTACGCCTGGACGCAGACCGCCGGTCCGGCGGTAACCTTGAGCAGCGCCACCGCCGTGGCGCCGACCTTCACCGCGCCGGTGGTCACCGGCCCGGCCAGCCTGACCTTCGGCCTCACTGTCAGCGATGGCACGTCAACCAGCGCGGCAGCGACTGCCACGGTGGTCGTGCTCGGCAGCGACATCACGGCTGGCGCGACGCCGATCGCGCTTGTCACCGCGCCGGCGGGCGGGAGCAACCACAACCTGGGCGTTATCCAGGACGGCGTCTTCCCGCCGCAGAACTCGACGGATCTCACGCAGAACTACGACACCTGGACCGGCGATCCGTCACGCACGGAGGATTGGGTCGGCTACCAGTTCGCCTCGGCGCAGACCTTCTCGGCGCTGCTGTTCGAAAACGGCCAGTTGTTCAGCGACGGTGGTTGGTTCTCGTCGATAAAGGTTCAGGTGCGCCAGTCCGGCGTGTGGACGGACGTCGCGGGTGCGGCCTTCACCCCGGCCTACGCCGGCAACGACGGCGTGAGCTTCCGCATCTACCGCATCGTCTTCCCGGCCGTCACCGGCGACGCCATTCGCGTGGACGGCGCGCCCGGCGGCGCTTCAGCCTTCATCTCAGTGGCCGAGCTGCGGGTCTATAACGGCGGAGGCGGCGGCACCGGCGGCACGACGCCACCACCGACGCCCTCGCCACCGGTCGCGGTGGCTACCGCGCCGGCTATGGCTGCCAGTGGCGCGGCGGTCACGCTGGATGGCTCCGGGTCGACTGCGTCGGCGGGCATGACGTTGACCTATGCCTGGACCCAAACTGCCGGGCCGGCGGTCACGCTCAGCAGTGCCAGCGTCGCCAAGCCGACGTTCACCGCACCCACGGTCACCACCGCCTCGAACCTGACTTTCAGTTTGATCGTCAACGACGGCACGCTGCCCAGCGCGGCAGCGACGGCGACCGTACAGGTGGCGGCCACTGTTACCGGCAGCGCGGACATCACGGCCAGCGGGCAGATCATCGCGCTTATCACCAAGCCCACCGGCGGTGGCAATCACAATCTCGAGGTCATTCGCGACGGCGTCTTTCCGCCGCTGAACTCGACCAACAACAGCCAGCAATACGACACGTACACCGGCGACACGAATCGCAAGGAAGACTGGATCGGTTATCAGTACTCGAGCGCGCAGAAGTTTGCCTCGATCACTTTCCAGGGCGGCGTCATGTTCTTCGACGGCGGCTGGTTCACCTCTTGGAAGCTGCAAGTGCGGCAGGACGGCGTCTGGGTAACGGTTCCCGGCGTCGTCAGCAGCCCGGCGTACGCCGGCAATGACGGCGTCAGCTACCGCACCTACCAGATGTCGTTCCCACCCATCACCGGCGATGGCATCCGCATCGACGGCGCGCCCGGCGGGCGTTCGCGCTTTATTTCGGTGGGTGAGATGCGGGTCTTCCGCGCGCCATAA
- the trpS gene encoding tryptophan--tRNA ligase has translation METVFSGIQPSGELHLGNYLGAVRTWIDLQSRFRCYYAIVDYHAITQPYEPGEMQRRIREMAIDLLACGIDPDRATLFVQSAVPEHTELAWALAAVTPHGELGRMTQFKDKSEHHPDNINAGIFMYPVLQAADILLYRATRVPVGEDQRQHLELAREIVRRFNARFGDTFAEPQALFSTTPKILGLDGQAKMSKSLGNTISLREADAQIWDKLRTAATDPARVRRTDPGDPDKCNVFTLHKFFSDAAQQEVVRVGCTTAGIGCIDCKKMLFAGIKDDIGRIQARAAELRAKSGQVDEILAAGAARARVLAKDTIAVVRDRLGLGAPAA, from the coding sequence ATGGAGACCGTCTTTTCGGGCATTCAGCCGTCGGGCGAGCTGCACCTGGGAAATTATCTCGGCGCCGTTCGCACCTGGATCGACCTGCAAAGCCGGTTTCGCTGCTACTACGCCATCGTCGACTACCACGCCATCACCCAGCCCTACGAACCGGGCGAGATGCAGCGGCGCATCCGTGAGATGGCCATCGATCTGCTGGCTTGCGGGATCGATCCCGATCGCGCCACGTTGTTCGTGCAGTCGGCGGTCCCCGAGCACACCGAGCTTGCCTGGGCGCTGGCCGCCGTCACGCCGCACGGCGAGCTCGGCCGCATGACCCAGTTCAAGGACAAATCGGAACATCACCCTGACAACATCAACGCCGGCATCTTCATGTACCCGGTGTTGCAGGCGGCGGACATCCTGCTTTACCGCGCCACCCGCGTTCCCGTCGGCGAGGACCAGCGCCAGCACCTGGAGCTGGCGCGCGAGATCGTGCGTCGGTTCAATGCGCGCTTCGGCGACACCTTCGCCGAGCCGCAGGCGTTGTTCTCCACCACGCCAAAGATCCTGGGCCTGGACGGCCAGGCGAAAATGTCCAAGAGCCTCGGCAACACCATCAGCCTGCGGGAAGCCGACGCGCAGATCTGGGACAAGCTGCGCACAGCGGCCACCGACCCGGCGCGCGTGCGTCGTACGGATCCCGGCGATCCCGACAAGTGCAACGTCTTCACGCTGCACAAATTTTTCTCCGACGCCGCTCAGCAAGAGGTGGTGCGGGTCGGCTGCACCACCGCCGGCATCGGCTGCATCGACTGCAAGAAGATGCTCTTTGCCGGAATCAAGGACGACATCGGTCGCATCCAGGCCCGCGCCGCCGAGCTGCGCGCCAAGTCGGGCCAGGTCGACGAGATCCTGGCCGCCGGCGCCGCCCGCGCGCGCGTGCTGGCCAAAGACACCATCGCCGTCGTCCGCGATCGCCTGGGCCTGGGCGCGCCCGCCGCGTGA